A single genomic interval of Gossypium raimondii isolate GPD5lz chromosome 11, ASM2569854v1, whole genome shotgun sequence harbors:
- the LOC105803068 gene encoding gibberellin receptor GID1B, producing the protein MAGSNEVNLNESKRVVPLNTWVLISNFKLSYNLQRRPDGTFNRDLSEFLDRRVPANINPVDGVFSFDHVDGATGLLNRVYQPSPKNEAQWGIVDLEKPLSTTEVVPVIVFFHGGSFTHSSANSAIYDTFCRRLVSICKAVVVSVNYRRSPEHRYPCAYDDGWAALKWVKSRTWLQSGKYSKVHVYLAGDSSGGNIAHHVAARAAEADVEVLGNILLHPMFGGQMRTESEKRLDGKYFVTLHDRDWYWRAYLPEGEDRDHPACNPFGPRGGTLEGLKFPKSLVVVAGLDLIQDWQLAYVEGLKKSGQEVKLLFLEKATIGFYFLPNNDHFYCLMEEMNNFVHSNC; encoded by the exons ATGGCTGGTAGCAATGAAGTCAACCTCAATGAATCCAAG AGGGTTGTACCGTTGAATACCTGGGTCCTCATTTCTAATTTCAAGCTATCGTACAATCTACAGCGCCGTCCAGATGGAACCTTCAACAGAGACTTATCGGAGTTCCTTGACCGTCGAGTACCTGCCAATATCAACCCAGTCGATGGGGTCTTCTCCTTCGATCATGTCGACGGAGCCACCGGCCTTCTTAACCGGGTTTATCAGCCATCTCCTAAAAACGAGGCTCAATGGGGCATCGTCGACCTCGAGAAACCTTTGAGCACAACCGAGGTCGTTCCGGTCATAGTCTTCTTCCACGGCGGGAGTTTCACTCATTCCTCCGCTAACAGCGCCATCTATGACACCTTTTGTCGTCGCCTCGTCAGCATTTGCAAAGCCGTCGTTGTGTCCGTGAACTATCGTCGATCGCCCGAACACCGATACCCTTGTGCGTACGACGATGGTTGGGCGGCTCTAAAGTGGGTTAAATCAAGAACTTGGCTTCAAAGTGGAAAGTACTCCAAAGTGCACGTATACTTGGCCGGCGATAGTTCTGGTGGCAACATAGCTCACCATGTTGCGGCGAGAGCAGCAGAGGCTGACGTTGAGGTACTAGGCAACATTCTGCTTCACCCAATGTTCGGTGGGCAGATGAGAACGGAATCCGAAAAGAGATTGGACGGCAAGTACTTCGTGACGCTCCACGACCGCGATTGGTATTGGCGAGCTTATCTACCGGAAGGCGAAGATCGAGATCATCCGGCTTGTAACCCGTTCGGGCCAAGAGGTGGAACCCTCGAAGGTCTCAAGTTCCCGAAAAGTCTGGTAGTCGTGGCGGGTTTGGATCTGATTCAAGATTGGCAATTGGCATACGTTGAAGGACTTAAAAAATCGGGTCAAGAGGTGAAACTCCTTTTCTTAGAGAAAGCCACCATCGGCTTCTATTTCTTGCCTAACAACGATCACTTCTATTGCCTCATGGAGGAGATGAACAACTTCGTTCATTCTAACTGTTAA